The following are encoded together in the Bos javanicus breed banteng chromosome X, ARS-OSU_banteng_1.0, whole genome shotgun sequence genome:
- the NAA10 gene encoding N-alpha-acetyltransferase 10, whose translation MNIRNARPEDLMNMQHCNLLCLPENYQMKYYFYHGLSWPQLSYIAEDENGKIVGYVLAKMEEDPDDVPHGHITSLAVKRSHRRLGLAQKLMDQASRAMIENFNAKYVSLHVRKSNRAALHLYSNTLNFQISEVEPKYYADGEDAYAMKRDLTQMADELRRHLELKEKGRHVVLGSIENKMEGKGNSLPSSGEACREEKGLVAEDSGGDSKDLSEVSETTESTDVKDSSEASDSAS comes from the exons ATGAACATCCGCAATGCGAGG CCAGAGGACCTGATGAACATGCAACACTGCAACCTCCTGTGCCTGCCTGAGAACTACCAGATGAAATATTATTTCTACCATGGCCTCTCCTGGCCCCAG CTCTCGTACATCGCTGAGGACGAGAATGGGAAGATCGTGGGGTACGTCCTGGCCAAAAT GGAAGAAGACCCGGACGATGTGCCCCATGGACATATCACCTCGCTG GCTGTTAAGCGTTCCCACCGGCGTCTTGGCCTGGCTCAAAAGCTGATGGACCAGGCCTCCCGAGCCATGATTGAGAACTTCAATGCCAAATATGTCTCCCTGCATGTCAGGAAGAG TAACCGGGCAGCTCTGCACCTCTATTCCAACACGCTCAACTTTCA gatcAGTGAAGTGGAGCCCAAATACTACGCTGACGGGGAAGATGCATACGCCATGAAGCGGGACCTCACCCAGATGGCCGATGAG CTGAGGCGGCACCTGGAGCTGAAGGAGAAGGGCAGGCACGTGGTACTGGGCTCCATCGAGAACAAGATGGAAGGCAAGGGCAACTCGCTTCCAAGCTCAGGGGAGGCCTGTCGTGAGGAAAAGGGCCTGGTTGCGGAGGACAGCGGTGGTGACAGCAAGGACCTCAGCGAGGTCAGCGAGACCACAGAGAGCACCGACGTTAAGGACAGCTCAGAGGCCTCTGACTCGGCCTCCTAG